The following coding sequences are from one Nitrospira sp. CR1.1 window:
- a CDS encoding ATP-binding cassette domain-containing protein encodes MHDSAKALVGVQRLSKEYRRGGTVLCALQDVTLEVKTGEFCAFVGPSGCGKSTLLNLIAGLDQPTSGTIMIEGRPVTNASATEWTRLRRELIGIVFQAFHLIPGLTVAENVALPMLLKGEQGRIVADRIDEVLQAVGMEARRSHRPSELSGGEQQRVAIARAIVHRPRLILADEPTGNLDSKQGADIVSLFRTLPQRFGHSVLLVTHSDSAAEAADYVWHMRDGRLVNRITH; translated from the coding sequence ATGCATGATTCTGCCAAAGCCCTGGTGGGCGTTCAGCGCCTCTCGAAAGAATATCGCCGTGGGGGAACGGTCCTGTGCGCGTTGCAGGACGTCACGCTTGAGGTGAAGACCGGAGAATTTTGCGCGTTTGTGGGGCCAAGCGGATGCGGAAAAAGTACGCTGCTTAATTTGATCGCAGGCTTGGATCAACCCACTTCGGGGACCATTATGATCGAGGGCCGGCCTGTCACCAATGCCAGCGCCACCGAATGGACGCGTCTCCGGCGCGAGTTGATTGGAATTGTGTTTCAGGCCTTTCATTTGATTCCCGGGCTCACGGTTGCGGAAAATGTGGCTTTGCCCATGTTGCTGAAGGGCGAACAGGGGCGGATCGTCGCGGATCGAATTGATGAGGTCTTGCAGGCAGTGGGGATGGAAGCGCGCCGTTCGCATCGGCCCAGTGAATTGTCCGGGGGGGAGCAACAGCGGGTGGCAATCGCCAGGGCGATCGTGCATCGGCCCCGCCTGATCCTGGCCGACGAGCCGACGGGAAATTTAGACTCCAAACAGGGCGCCGACATCGTGAGCCTCTTCCGCACATTGCCCCAACGGTTCGGCCATTCCGTGTTGTTGGTGACGCACAGCGACAGCGCGGCGGAAGCAGCGGATTATGTCTGGCACATGCGGGATGGGCGTCTGGTGAACCGTATCACGCATTGA